Proteins co-encoded in one Stenotrophomonas maltophilia genomic window:
- the cyoC gene encoding cytochrome o ubiquinol oxidase subunit III produces MSTNTSTLSHGHAAHAAAHGHDDHEHHDTGGNTVFGFWVYLMSDCLIFASLFATYVVLAGGTDGGPGAKDLFELPFVAWETALLLTSSLTFGLGMIAMHRKQMGQMYLWLAITWLLGFGFMCMEVWEFQHLIHQGYGPDRSAFLSAFFALVGTHGLHVSAGLLWLLVMFVQLKKYGLTPANKTRMACLSLFWHFLDLIWIGVFSVVYLNGAL; encoded by the coding sequence ATGAGCACCAATACCTCGACCCTGAGCCACGGGCACGCCGCGCATGCGGCGGCCCATGGCCATGACGACCACGAGCACCACGACACCGGCGGCAACACCGTCTTCGGTTTCTGGGTGTACCTGATGAGCGACTGCCTCATCTTCGCCTCGCTGTTTGCCACCTACGTGGTGCTGGCCGGCGGTACCGATGGTGGCCCCGGCGCGAAGGACCTGTTCGAGCTGCCGTTCGTGGCGTGGGAAACCGCGCTGCTGCTGACCTCGTCGCTGACCTTCGGCCTGGGCATGATCGCCATGCACCGCAAGCAGATGGGCCAGATGTACCTGTGGCTGGCCATCACCTGGCTGCTGGGCTTCGGCTTCATGTGCATGGAAGTGTGGGAGTTCCAGCACCTGATCCACCAGGGCTACGGTCCAGACCGCAGTGCCTTCCTGTCGGCGTTCTTCGCCCTGGTCGGTACCCACGGCCTGCACGTCAGCGCCGGCCTGCTGTGGCTGCTGGTGATGTTCGTGCAGCTGAAGAAGTACGGCCTGACCCCGGCCAACAAGACCCGCATGGCGTGCCTGAGCCTGTTCTGGCACTTCCTGGACCTGATCTGGATCGGCGTGTTCTCCGTCGTCTACCTCAATGGAGCGCTGTAA